In Streptomyces nodosus, one DNA window encodes the following:
- a CDS encoding nuclear transport factor 2 family protein, producing MTDAARPPFPPFTRESALEKVRLAEDAWNTRDPGKVALGYTVDSHWRNRAEFIDGREAVVAFLTRKWRRELEYRLIKELWSFDGRRIAVRFAYECHDDSGTWFRSYGNENWEFDDNGLMLRRHACINDLPIEESERLYHWPLGRRPDDHPGLSDLGL from the coding sequence ATGACGGACGCAGCACGCCCCCCGTTCCCTCCCTTCACCCGGGAGAGCGCCCTCGAGAAGGTGCGGCTGGCGGAGGACGCCTGGAACACCCGCGACCCGGGGAAGGTGGCCCTCGGCTACACGGTGGACTCCCACTGGCGCAATCGCGCGGAGTTCATCGACGGCCGAGAGGCGGTCGTCGCCTTCCTCACCCGCAAGTGGCGGCGGGAGCTGGAGTACCGGCTGATCAAGGAGCTGTGGTCCTTCGACGGCCGCCGCATCGCGGTGCGTTTCGCCTACGAGTGCCATGACGACTCCGGCACCTGGTTCCGTTCCTACGGCAACGAGAACTGGGAGTTCGACGACAACGGTCTGATGCTGCGGCGCCACGCCTGCATCAACGACCTGCCCATCGAGGAGTCGGAGCGCCTCTACCACTGGCCGCTGGGCCGCCGCCCCGACGACCACCCGGGCCTGAGCGATCTGGGGCTGTGA
- the kdpF gene encoding K(+)-transporting ATPase subunit F, with protein MTAENIVGLVVAVALLGYLVLALLFPERF; from the coding sequence GTGACCGCCGAGAACATCGTCGGCCTGGTCGTGGCCGTCGCCCTGCTGGGTTATCTCGTCCTCGCCCTGCTCTTCCCGGAGAGGTTCTGA